One segment of Alistipes finegoldii DSM 17242 DNA contains the following:
- a CDS encoding pseudouridine synthase, with protein MKDFKNDSTSVLTRFGRDKRQRTVTATAERVERRPRLQRDAADSEQPSDDRKPVKRASYNPHFTEDNRPAFDKPRRSFGDERQGDRARSDERYRDGDKPRRSFGDKPRGEKPAYGDNRGPKKFGDRKFGDKPYGERKSGDKPAGDRRFADKKSGDRKFGDKPYGERKFGDKPAGDRRFADKKSGDRRFGDKPYKPGFRKHDDKPASYPKFTPEKQIGEMRLNRFLAQSGLCSRREADDFITAGLVTVNGQIVTQLGTKVLPTDEVKFNDSRVQGEKKVYLVLNKPKGYVTSLDDPHAGKTVMELVQGACTERIYPVGRLDKNSLGLLLFTNDGDLTKQLTHPAFRKKKIYQVSLDKPLTRADMDRIAEGITLEDGEIFADEISYVKDNKQEVGIEIHSGRNRIVRRIFEFLGYTVTKLDRVYYAGLTKKNLKRGAWRFLSREEVERLKSGQYE; from the coding sequence ATGAAAGACTTTAAAAACGACTCGACCTCGGTGCTTACGCGTTTCGGACGCGACAAGCGTCAGCGTACCGTGACCGCTACGGCGGAGCGTGTCGAGCGTCGCCCGCGTTTGCAGCGTGATGCTGCCGATTCGGAGCAGCCGTCCGATGACCGCAAGCCCGTCAAGCGGGCGTCGTACAATCCCCACTTTACGGAGGACAACCGTCCTGCATTCGACAAACCGCGCCGCAGTTTCGGCGACGAACGGCAGGGCGACCGCGCCCGTTCGGACGAACGTTACCGCGACGGCGACAAACCGCGCCGCTCGTTCGGCGATAAGCCCCGCGGCGAAAAACCCGCCTACGGCGACAACCGGGGACCCAAGAAATTCGGCGACCGCAAGTTCGGCGACAAACCCTACGGCGAACGTAAATCCGGCGACAAGCCCGCCGGCGACCGTCGGTTCGCAGACAAAAAGTCCGGCGATCGCAAGTTCGGCGACAAACCCTACGGCGAACGTAAATTCGGCGACAAGCCCGCCGGCGACCGTCGGTTCGCGGACAAAAAGTCCGGCGACCGCAGGTTCGGCGACAAACCCTATAAGCCCGGATTCCGGAAGCACGACGACAAGCCGGCTTCCTATCCGAAATTCACGCCCGAAAAGCAGATCGGCGAAATGCGCCTGAACCGCTTTCTGGCCCAGTCGGGACTCTGCTCGCGCCGCGAGGCCGACGATTTCATCACGGCGGGTCTGGTGACCGTCAACGGTCAGATCGTCACCCAGCTGGGCACCAAGGTGCTGCCCACCGACGAGGTGAAATTCAACGACAGCCGCGTGCAGGGCGAAAAGAAGGTCTATCTTGTGCTCAACAAGCCCAAGGGCTATGTGACTTCGCTCGACGATCCGCATGCGGGCAAAACCGTCATGGAGCTGGTGCAGGGCGCCTGCACGGAACGCATCTACCCGGTGGGGCGTCTCGACAAGAACAGTCTCGGACTGCTGCTGTTCACCAACGACGGCGATTTGACCAAGCAGCTCACCCATCCGGCCTTCCGGAAGAAGAAAATCTATCAGGTGTCGCTCGACAAACCCCTGACGCGCGCCGACATGGACCGCATCGCCGAGGGCATTACGCTCGAAGACGGCGAGATTTTCGCCGATGAGATTTCCTATGTCAAGGACAACAAGCAGGAGGTCGGCATCGAGATCCATTCGGGCCGCAACCGCATCGTGCGCCGTATTTTCGAGTTCCTCGGCTATACCGTCACCAAGCTCGACCGCGTCTACTATGCGGGTCTGACGAAAAAGAACCTCAAGCGCGGTGCATGGCGTTTCCTCTCCCGCGAGGAGGTCGAACGGCTCAAGTCCGGCCAGTACGAATAA
- a CDS encoding clostripain-related cysteine peptidase has product MAVQQPQTPYVQIIRRTFALLLALAVFAGCEKEREPAEIASSQEEAVLRSTAGSAAAFTVTATGPWTLTTTGSGFGISPTAGGRGETTVTVTASDGNPGRSRVKLGTVALTLNAGGAQCSVTVSQSPATATQTMLLYMPGRDLLKFYKQNIDGVLKAVDANVPGDGRVLVCYQPNAHSQAEMYEAYFNAEKQAAAFALLKSYDDFAAADPACVQRMLADVEALAPAQHYGIIVGCHGKAWVPANQGALSYSARMSKELEDLWTPAPGALTTRSFGDTGRSIDITDFAAAVKAQNYRTDYLLFDACFMANIETLYDLRECTDYVIAAPCEIMGQGFPYDRAMPWFFTDGGKGRDLTKVCEAFWNFYMNDATTQSGCISLAVMSEMEGMKEVMRRINAAPKKSYAEELQSYEGMSSHIFYDLGHWVELACGDAKLKEDFKAQLDKAFPKAARLSTPGFYSAYNGRMNPVAYYSGVSFSEPSDKYVEENKQTSWYRDTH; this is encoded by the coding sequence ATGGCAGTTCAACAACCTCAAACCCCGTACGTACAAATAATCCGGCGCACGTTCGCCCTGCTGCTGGCGCTGGCGGTTTTCGCCGGCTGCGAAAAGGAACGGGAGCCGGCGGAAATAGCGAGTTCGCAGGAAGAAGCGGTGCTGCGCAGCACGGCCGGATCGGCAGCGGCGTTCACCGTGACGGCGACCGGACCGTGGACGCTGACCACCACGGGCAGCGGATTCGGCATCTCCCCCACCGCAGGGGGCCGGGGCGAGACGACGGTAACGGTGACGGCGTCGGACGGGAATCCGGGCCGCAGCCGCGTCAAGCTGGGGACGGTCGCACTGACTCTGAACGCAGGAGGCGCGCAGTGCAGCGTCACCGTGTCGCAGAGTCCGGCGACGGCGACGCAGACCATGCTGCTCTACATGCCGGGACGGGATCTGCTGAAATTCTACAAGCAGAATATCGACGGCGTCCTGAAAGCCGTCGATGCGAACGTTCCGGGCGACGGCCGCGTATTGGTCTGCTATCAGCCCAACGCGCACTCGCAGGCCGAAATGTACGAGGCGTATTTCAACGCCGAAAAGCAGGCGGCCGCATTCGCGCTGCTGAAAAGCTACGACGATTTCGCGGCGGCCGATCCCGCATGCGTACAGCGCATGCTGGCCGACGTGGAGGCGCTCGCCCCGGCGCAGCATTACGGGATCATCGTCGGCTGTCACGGCAAGGCGTGGGTGCCCGCGAATCAGGGAGCGCTCAGCTACTCGGCCCGGATGTCGAAGGAGCTGGAGGATTTATGGACCCCGGCGCCGGGAGCGCTGACGACCCGTTCGTTCGGCGACACGGGACGGTCGATCGACATTACGGACTTCGCAGCGGCGGTCAAGGCCCAGAATTACAGGACCGACTACCTGCTTTTCGACGCCTGCTTCATGGCCAATATCGAGACGCTTTACGACCTGCGCGAATGCACGGACTACGTGATTGCCGCGCCCTGCGAAATCATGGGACAGGGATTCCCCTACGACCGGGCGATGCCGTGGTTCTTCACCGACGGCGGCAAAGGACGCGATCTGACAAAGGTATGCGAAGCATTCTGGAACTTCTACATGAACGACGCGACGACCCAATCGGGCTGCATTTCGCTGGCCGTGATGTCGGAAATGGAGGGCATGAAGGAGGTCATGCGGCGCATCAACGCCGCGCCGAAAAAGTCTTATGCCGAAGAGCTGCAAAGCTACGAGGGAATGTCTTCGCACATATTCTACGATCTGGGCCACTGGGTCGAACTGGCCTGCGGCGACGCGAAGCTGAAAGAGGATTTCAAAGCGCAGCTGGACAAGGCGTTTCCCAAAGCCGCACGGCTCAGCACACCGGGATTCTACTCGGCGTACAACGGCCGGATGAACCCCGTCGCCTACTATTCGGGAGTGTCGTTCAGCGAACCGTCGGACAAATACGTCGAGGAGAACAAGCAGACGAGCTGGTACCGGGACACGCATTGA
- a CDS encoding DUF4919 domain-containing protein: MKNLLLLLLLLPALAAAKVPDEEDIQNKTMDAESPFYYPSLMMRYNAGDETLTDEDYHYLYYGYAYQESYKPLDSNPDLDKLLLMASGLDPDKPAVETLEAMLYTGEDALARDPFSPKILNLMAYAHGALGNKLQEKMYYNRMQGVIRAIRESGDALTQKTPRHILMFDHALDVMATEGLSYDKSRIISRTVEFIPLTVPYTVEGKKRKGLYYDFGRIYWNKPEGYTYKRDRTWQFNNLKPRTYK, encoded by the coding sequence ATGAAAAACTTACTGCTGTTACTGCTTCTGCTTCCGGCGCTGGCCGCGGCGAAAGTTCCCGACGAGGAGGATATTCAGAACAAGACGATGGACGCCGAGTCGCCGTTCTACTATCCGTCGCTGATGATGCGCTACAACGCCGGCGACGAAACGCTGACCGACGAGGATTACCACTACCTCTATTACGGCTACGCCTATCAGGAGAGCTACAAACCGCTGGACTCGAATCCCGATCTGGACAAGCTGCTGTTGATGGCTTCGGGACTCGATCCCGACAAACCGGCCGTCGAGACGCTCGAAGCGATGCTCTACACGGGCGAGGATGCACTGGCCCGCGATCCGTTCAGCCCCAAGATCCTCAACCTGATGGCCTACGCCCACGGCGCGCTGGGCAACAAACTGCAGGAAAAGATGTACTACAACCGGATGCAGGGCGTCATCCGGGCGATCCGGGAGTCGGGAGACGCGCTGACGCAGAAAACGCCGCGCCATATCCTGATGTTCGACCACGCGCTCGACGTGATGGCCACCGAAGGGCTTTCGTACGACAAGAGCCGCATCATCAGCCGAACGGTGGAGTTCATCCCGCTGACCGTACCCTACACGGTGGAGGGCAAGAAGCGCAAGGGACTCTACTACGACTTCGGACGCATATACTGGAACAAACCCGAAGGTTATACCTATAAACGCGACCGCACATGGCAGTTCAACAACCTCAAACCCCGTACGTACAAATAA
- the dapA gene encoding 4-hydroxy-tetrahydrodipicolinate synthase: MIREKLTGVGVAMITPFTSDGRVDYQALARMIDYVIEGGVDYIVALGTTAETPTLYMPERAVIAMFITNHIAGRVPLVMGCGGNSTSEVLDQLREFDLRGADAILSVTPYYNKPSQEGLYQHFRTVSEHSPLPVILYNIPGRSGVNMTAETTLRLARDMKNVIGIKEASGDIEQMQRILDNRPEGFLVLSGDDGMTLDLMRRGGEGVISVAANVFPKRFMQCVGHAKQGDFDRAEEEYRALDEAVHALFEEGNPVGAKCALSVMGKIGPTMRLPLVEGSQALREKFSRLIAEYDLR; the protein is encoded by the coding sequence ATGATAAGAGAGAAACTGACAGGCGTGGGGGTCGCGATGATAACCCCCTTCACATCGGACGGACGCGTCGATTATCAGGCATTGGCGCGCATGATAGACTACGTAATAGAGGGCGGCGTGGATTACATCGTGGCGCTCGGCACCACGGCCGAAACCCCGACGCTCTACATGCCCGAACGCGCGGTGATCGCCATGTTCATCACCAACCATATCGCAGGCCGCGTGCCGCTGGTGATGGGCTGCGGCGGAAACTCGACGTCGGAGGTGCTGGACCAGCTCCGCGAATTCGACCTGCGGGGCGCGGACGCCATTCTGAGCGTGACGCCCTATTACAACAAACCCTCGCAGGAGGGACTTTACCAGCATTTCCGCACCGTATCGGAGCATTCGCCCCTGCCCGTGATACTCTACAACATACCGGGTCGGTCGGGCGTGAACATGACCGCCGAGACCACGCTGCGGCTGGCGCGCGACATGAAGAACGTCATCGGCATCAAGGAGGCGTCGGGCGACATCGAGCAGATGCAGCGCATCCTCGACAACCGCCCCGAAGGGTTTCTGGTGCTGTCGGGCGACGACGGCATGACGCTCGACCTGATGCGCCGCGGCGGCGAAGGCGTGATTTCGGTGGCGGCGAACGTATTTCCCAAACGTTTCATGCAGTGCGTCGGTCATGCCAAGCAGGGCGATTTCGACCGCGCCGAAGAGGAGTACAGGGCGCTCGACGAAGCGGTGCACGCGCTCTTCGAGGAGGGGAATCCCGTGGGTGCGAAATGCGCGCTCTCGGTGATGGGCAAAATCGGCCCCACGATGCGGCTGCCGCTGGTCGAGGGTTCGCAGGCGCTGCGCGAAAAGTTCAGCCGGCTGATTGCGGAATACGATTTGCGCTGA